A window of the Thermithiobacillus tepidarius DSM 3134 genome harbors these coding sequences:
- the fghA gene encoding S-formylglutathione hydrolase, translated as MSTALELLAEHKSFGGVVRYCRHPSQSCNAPMRFAVYLPPQATAGPVPVLYYLAGLTCTEETFMIKAGAQRYAAEHGILLVAPDTSPRHTGIPGEDDDWDFGSGAGFYLDASAAPWSAHYRMYSYVTDELPALVAEHFPADPVRQSIFGHSMGGHGALVCALKNPGRYRSVSAFAPIGAPMHSPWGEKAFSGYLGADRDAWRAWDASELVRGTQLPTPILIDQGTADQFLETQLKPERFEAACQAAGQALILRRQPGYDHSYYFIASFMEEHMRFHVEHLTA; from the coding sequence ATGAGCACCGCACTGGAACTGCTGGCCGAGCACAAAAGCTTCGGCGGGGTGGTGCGCTACTGCCGCCACCCCTCGCAAAGCTGCAACGCGCCCATGCGCTTTGCCGTCTACCTGCCGCCGCAGGCGACGGCCGGGCCGGTGCCGGTGCTCTACTATCTGGCCGGCCTGACCTGCACCGAAGAGACCTTCATGATCAAGGCCGGCGCCCAGCGCTACGCCGCCGAGCACGGCATCCTGCTGGTCGCCCCCGACACCAGTCCGCGCCACACCGGCATCCCCGGCGAGGATGATGACTGGGACTTCGGCAGCGGCGCCGGCTTCTACCTGGATGCCAGCGCCGCCCCCTGGTCCGCCCACTACCGCATGTACAGCTACGTCACCGACGAACTGCCCGCCCTCGTCGCCGAGCACTTCCCGGCCGATCCGGTGCGCCAGAGCATCTTCGGCCACTCCATGGGCGGCCACGGCGCCCTCGTCTGCGCCCTGAAAAACCCGGGGCGCTACCGCTCCGTTTCCGCCTTCGCGCCCATCGGCGCGCCCATGCACAGCCCCTGGGGCGAGAAGGCGTTTTCCGGCTATCTCGGCGCCGACCGGGACGCCTGGCGCGCCTGGGACGCCAGCGAGCTGGTGCGCGGCACCCAACTGCCCACGCCGATCCTGATCGACCAGGGCACCGCCGACCAGTTCCTGGAGACCCAGCTCAAGCCGGAACGCTTCGAAGCCGCCTGCCAGGCCGCCGGCCAGGCGCTGATCCTGCGCCGCCAGCCGGGCTACGACCATAGTTACTACTTCATCGCCAGCTTCATGGAAGAGCATATGCGGTTCCACGTGGAACACCTGACGGCCTGA
- a CDS encoding SDR family oxidoreductase, with amino-acid sequence MTQLSGKRAWVTGASSGIGEATARVLAAAGAEVVLSARREKRLQTLAQAIQEAGGQAVIKPVDVADRQAMARLGEELEDLGGVDILINNAGLMPLSPMLEGRVDEWERMIDVNVKGLLYAIHAVLPGMARRRRGHIVNLGSVAGRVTFPGGAVYCGTKFAVRAISDTLRKEGTHYGLRVTDIQPGAVATELPQSIGSADVRQAVTGPGGFYAPEAEILQAEDIANAIFYAVTQPPHVDVSELLIRPQRQET; translated from the coding sequence ATGACGCAACTGTCCGGCAAGCGCGCCTGGGTCACCGGCGCATCGAGCGGCATCGGCGAGGCAACCGCGCGGGTCCTGGCCGCCGCCGGGGCGGAGGTGGTGCTGTCGGCCCGGCGCGAAAAGCGCCTGCAGACGCTGGCCCAGGCCATCCAGGAGGCCGGCGGCCAGGCCGTCATCAAGCCGGTGGACGTCGCCGACCGCCAGGCCATGGCGCGGCTGGGCGAGGAGCTGGAGGACCTGGGCGGGGTGGACATCCTCATCAACAACGCCGGCCTGATGCCGCTGTCGCCCATGCTCGAGGGCCGCGTCGACGAGTGGGAGCGCATGATCGACGTCAACGTCAAGGGCCTGCTCTACGCCATCCACGCCGTGCTGCCCGGCATGGCGCGGCGCCGGCGCGGCCACATCGTCAACCTGGGCTCCGTGGCCGGGCGCGTGACCTTCCCCGGCGGCGCCGTCTACTGCGGCACCAAGTTCGCCGTGCGCGCCATCTCCGACACCCTGCGCAAGGAGGGCACGCATTACGGCCTGCGGGTCACGGACATCCAGCCGGGCGCGGTGGCCACCGAGCTGCCGCAGTCCATCGGCAGCGCCGACGTGCGCCAGGCGGTGACCGGGCCCGGCGGCTTCTACGCCCCGGAGGCGGAGATCCTGCAGGCCGAGGACATCGCCAACGCCATTTTCTACGCCGTCACCCAGCCGCCCCACGTGGACGTCAGCGAACTGCTGATCCGCCCGCAACGCCAGGAGACCTGA
- a CDS encoding cupin domain-containing protein: protein MEDLHANLLERVVLDTHALPWEPSPSPGVQRRRLDRLGGESGRATSIVRYDAGAAFPAHAHPAGEEILVLDGVFSDEHGDYPAGTYLLNPPGTRHAPFTRDGCTLFVKLRQHDGPERQQVCLDTQALDWLPGVAPGLSVKPLYSQAGFPENVALVRWAPGTEFHRHVHPGGEEILVLEGVFEDELGSYPAGTWLRNPHMSVHTPFSREGCIIYVKVGGL from the coding sequence GTGGAAGATCTGCATGCCAACCTGCTGGAGCGCGTGGTGCTCGACACCCACGCGCTGCCCTGGGAGCCGAGCCCGAGCCCGGGCGTCCAGCGGCGGCGCCTGGACCGTCTGGGCGGCGAGTCGGGGCGGGCCACCTCCATCGTCCGCTATGACGCGGGCGCGGCCTTTCCGGCGCACGCCCACCCGGCCGGCGAGGAGATCCTGGTGCTCGACGGCGTCTTTTCCGACGAGCATGGCGACTACCCGGCCGGCACCTACCTGTTGAATCCACCCGGCACCCGCCACGCGCCCTTCACCCGCGACGGCTGCACCCTCTTCGTCAAGCTGCGCCAGCACGACGGACCCGAACGCCAGCAGGTGTGCCTGGATACCCAGGCGCTCGACTGGCTGCCGGGCGTGGCGCCGGGCCTGTCGGTCAAGCCGCTCTACAGCCAGGCCGGCTTTCCGGAGAACGTGGCGCTGGTGCGCTGGGCGCCGGGCACCGAGTTTCACCGCCACGTCCATCCGGGCGGCGAGGAGATCCTGGTGCTGGAGGGCGTGTTCGAGGACGAGCTGGGCAGCTACCCAGCCGGCACCTGGCTGCGCAACCCGCACATGAGCGTGCACACGCCCTTTTCGCGCGAGGGCTGCATCATCTACGTGAAGGTGGGCGGGCTCTAG
- a CDS encoding outer membrane protein: MTLRDSHSQDGAQHGGGIEVAVSRHFHMRLDYTYSNYDKYTLVVPPTPGGAANTYDNSYGSVRLGLSYQF; encoded by the coding sequence ATGACGCTGCGGGACAGCCACAGCCAGGACGGCGCCCAACACGGCGGCGGCATCGAGGTGGCGGTCAGTCGGCACTTCCACATGCGCCTGGACTACACTTACAGCAACTACGACAAGTACACCCTGGTGGTGCCGCCGACCCCGGGCGGCGCCGCCAACACCTACGACAACAGCTACGGCTCGGTGCGGCTGGGCCTGAGCTACCAGTTCTGA